The DNA segment GCACATACGCGATGCGCGCGGGGTCGTTGACCTGCCCCGAGGGGTCGGCGTAGTCGTCGAACGCCGCGCCGTTCTCGGTGATGTACAACGGCAGCCGCGGGAAGTCGGCGGCCAGGCGGCGCAGCAGGTCGTACAGGCCGGTGGGGTCGACGGCCCAGCCCATGGCGGTGGTCTCGCCGGGCGGCTGGTGGAAGGCGACCTTGTCGGCGCCCGGCCAGGGGCTGTGGGCGCTCCTGCCGTGTCCGTCGGAGGTGTGGGCGCCGCTGCCGTCGGTCGCGGAGACGACGGTGGGGGTGTAGTAGTTCACGCCGAGGAAGTCCAGCGGCTGGTGGATCTGCCGCAGGTCGTCGTTGCGCACGAAGGACCAGTCGGTCAGTTCCGCGGTGTCCTTGAGCAGGTCCTCCGGGTAGACGCCCTGGAGCATCGGGCCGGTGAAGACCCGGTTGGCGAGCGCGTCGATGCGGCGGACCGCGTCGTTGTCGGCGTCGTCGGCGGTGAGCGGGCGGACCTGGTGGATGTTCAGAGTGACCGAGCACCGGGCGTCGGCGGGGAGACGGTCGCGCAGTGCCTGGACGGCCAGGCCGTGGCCCAGGTTGAGATGGTGGGCGGCGCGCAGGGCGGCGACCGGGTCGGTGCGGCCGGGGGCGTGCACGCCGGAGCCGTAGCCGAGGAAGGCGCTGCACCAGGGCTCGTTGAGGGTGGTCCAGGTCTTCACCCGGTCGCCCAGGGCGTCCGCGGCGAGGGCCGCGTACTCGGCGAACCGCTCGGCCGTGGCCCGCTCGGGCCAGCCTCCGGCGTCCTCCAGCTCCTGCGGCAGATCCCAGTGGTAGAGGGTGGCGACGGGCTGGATGCCCTTGTCCAGCAGGTCGTCGACGAGGCGCCGGTAGAAGTCCAGGCCCTTCTGGACGGCGGGGCCCCGGCCGGTGGGCTGGATCCGGGGCCAGGCGAGGGAGAACCGGTAGGCACCCAGGTCGAGTTCCGCCATGAGGGCGACGTCCTCGCGCCAGCGGTGGTAGTGGTCGGTGGCGGTGTCACCGTTGTCGCCGTTGCGGACCCGGCCGGGGGTACGGGCGTAGGTGTCCCAGATGGACGGTGTGCGGCCGTCCTCGGCGGCGGCCCCCTCGATCTGGTAGGAGGCGGTCGCGGAGCCCCAGAGGAAGCCCTTGGGGAAGGTGCGGGCGGCGTCCGGGGCGGACGCGGTCTGCTGTGCTGCGGTGACCACGTAAGTCCTTTCGGGGTGGTGAGGGGGGAAGCGGGGGCGAGGGCGTGGGTGGTTCGCGAGCGCCTGCGCGTCGGAGCGGCGGGCGCGTTCGACCGGCCCTTGACGGGGCGTTCAGCCCTTGACGGCGCCCGCCATGATGCCGCTGACGATCTGGCGGCCGAAGACGATGAACATGACCAGCAGCGGAAGCGTGCCGAGCAGCGCGCCGGCCATGATCAGCGACTGGTCGCGGACATAGCCCGCGCTGAGCTGGGTGAGGGCGACGGGGACCGTGGGGTTGGTCATGTCGAGCACCACGAAGGGCCAGAAGAAGTCGTTCCACGCGTGCACGAAGGTGATCATGAACAGGACCGCCATCGCGGGCCGCGCGACAGGCAGCACGATGCTCCAGAAGATCCGCAACGAGTGCGCCCCGTCCACGCGTCCGGCCTCGACGAGTTCGTCCGGCAGCGCCTCCGAGAGGTACTGCCGCATGAAGAAGACACCGACGGCGCTCACCAGGGTGGGGAAGATGACGGCGGGCAGCTGCTGCGACCAGCCCAGCTCGGACATCATCATGAACAGCGGTACGACGCCGAGCTGCGGCGGCACCAGCATGGTGCCGATCACCAGCATGAGCAGGGCGTTGCGCCCCTTGAACCGCAGTTTGGCGAAGGCGAAACCCGCCAGGGTCGCGAACATCACCGTGGACAGGGCGATCACCCCGGCCACGATCAGGCTGTTGACCATGGCCTTGCCCATCGCCGCCTCGTCCCAGGCTCGGGCGAGGTTGCTGAACAGGTTCGGGCCGGGCAGGAACGGCGGCGGCGTCTGGCTGACCCGGGTGTTGTCGGTGGAGGCCGCCACCATCGTCCAGTACAGCGGGAAGATCGACAGCACCGCCATGACGGCGAGCAGGATGTAGGCGAGCGGGCCGGCGTGGTGCTGACGGCCGGCACGCGGGCGCATCAGCCGGCGACCGCCGCGGCCCGGCTTCTCGGCGGAGGGCCCGGCCGGGGTGTCCGTCCGGGCCGGGAGGCTGTGGATGGTCATGGCGACTCCAGGTCAGGACGTACGGGAACGCAGGCGTTTGATCAGGCGCTGCGCCACGAAGACGAGGACGAGCAGCAGGAACATCGCCCACGCGACGGTGGCCGAGCGGCCCATCTGGTAGTTCTTCCAGCCCTCCTCGTACAGCAGCAGACCCAGGGTCTGGTACTGGTTGTCCGCGCCACCGGTGACGCCGTTGGGTCCCTGGCCGAAGATCAGCGGCTCGCCGAACAGCTGGGTGGCGCCGATCGTGGAGAGCACGATGGTGAAGACGATGGTGGAGCGGATTCCGGGGACGGTGACGTGGGTGAACTGCTTCCACCGGGAGGCGCCGTCGATGGCGGCGGCCTCGTACCGTTCGGCGGGGATCGCCTGCATGGCGGCCAGATAGAGCAGCGCGTTGTAACCGGTCCAGCGCCAGATGACGATGGTGGAGATCGCGACCTGGGCGGACCACTTGTCGGCCTCCCAGTTCACCGGGTCGATGCCGACCGTGCCGAGCGCCCAGTTGATCATGCCGAAGTCGCGTTCGAAGATCATGGTGAACACGAGGGCCGCGGCGGCGACCGAGGTGGCGTAGGGGACCAGCGAGGCGACGCGGAAGAACAGCGAGGCGC comes from the Streptomyces sp. KMM 9044 genome and includes:
- a CDS encoding GH1 family beta-glucosidase, producing the protein MVTAAQQTASAPDAARTFPKGFLWGSATASYQIEGAAAEDGRTPSIWDTYARTPGRVRNGDNGDTATDHYHRWREDVALMAELDLGAYRFSLAWPRIQPTGRGPAVQKGLDFYRRLVDDLLDKGIQPVATLYHWDLPQELEDAGGWPERATAERFAEYAALAADALGDRVKTWTTLNEPWCSAFLGYGSGVHAPGRTDPVAALRAAHHLNLGHGLAVQALRDRLPADARCSVTLNIHQVRPLTADDADNDAVRRIDALANRVFTGPMLQGVYPEDLLKDTAELTDWSFVRNDDLRQIHQPLDFLGVNYYTPTVVSATDGSGAHTSDGHGRSAHSPWPGADKVAFHQPPGETTAMGWAVDPTGLYDLLRRLAADFPRLPLYITENGAAFDDYADPSGQVNDPARIAYVRDHLAAVHRAIVDGVDVRGYFLWSLLDNFEWAHGYSKRFGAVYVDYPTGTRIPKASARWYSEVVRSGILPGA
- a CDS encoding carbohydrate ABC transporter permease, translating into MTIHSLPARTDTPAGPSAEKPGRGGRRLMRPRAGRQHHAGPLAYILLAVMAVLSIFPLYWTMVAASTDNTRVSQTPPPFLPGPNLFSNLARAWDEAAMGKAMVNSLIVAGVIALSTVMFATLAGFAFAKLRFKGRNALLMLVIGTMLVPPQLGVVPLFMMMSELGWSQQLPAVIFPTLVSAVGVFFMRQYLSEALPDELVEAGRVDGAHSLRIFWSIVLPVARPAMAVLFMITFVHAWNDFFWPFVVLDMTNPTVPVALTQLSAGYVRDQSLIMAGALLGTLPLLVMFIVFGRQIVSGIMAGAVKG
- a CDS encoding carbohydrate ABC transporter permease — encoded protein: MATSTTKALAGGDPSGPPPKTEGEGTARRRGALLHRLDVRGAPYAFVAPFFVVFAAFSFYPLVYTSWISLHRVELATLDVMEWVAFDNYVELWNDARFWNALANTLTIGVISTVPQLLMALGLAHLLNYRMRASLFFRVASLVPYATSVAAAALVFTMIFERDFGMINWALGTVGIDPVNWEADKWSAQVAISTIVIWRWTGYNALLYLAAMQAIPAERYEAAAIDGASRWKQFTHVTVPGIRSTIVFTIVLSTIGATQLFGEPLIFGQGPNGVTGGADNQYQTLGLLLYEEGWKNYQMGRSATVAWAMFLLLVLVFVAQRLIKRLRSRTS